In Fluviicola taffensis DSM 16823, the following are encoded in one genomic region:
- a CDS encoding SPFH domain-containing protein has translation MVHYLQTYWWVIVVVLCLVLYKFILRFLFGMVIVPEDRIGLVTKKFVLFGANRELPDGRIVATNGEAGFQAKTLAPGLYFGMWVWQYEITMEQFTVIPEGKIGLVLSKDGAEIPTGNILGRKVECDNFQDANMFLMNNGQRGRQTNFMTAGSYRINTMLFQISVTDMVRIHESMVGIVTTLDGQPVEAGQIAGRVVEGHNNFQDFDKFLDLNGNRGLQPTVILAGSYNLNPWAVQVEETPMTEIPIGYVGVVISYIGGDGKDLTGIDFKHGNIVEKGSKGVWSEPFGPGKYPINKYTMKVELVPTTNLVLNWAQARSESHNLDKNLSTITVRSKDGFPFNLDVSQIIHVPTTEAPKVIARFGNMVNLVSQVLEPTIGNYFRNSAQDSDVIAFLSTRKERQESAKEHIKKVLDEYNVNAVDTLIGDIVPPESLMKTLTDRKLAEEQKITYETQKQAQETRQGMEKETAIADMQKDIVKAQQSVEIAERTANATVKKAEGDASGVKLAVGAEAEATKMRALAEAESTRARAKADSEAVKLKADAEAERISKTGNAEASKILAIGKSTAEAYELAVTALGGENFTRFKITEELSKGNVKLIPDILIGGNGQQGGSAMDGLLGLKLMEMMDPEKKTTTQEVERKTKPEVKPKSLGSSGKTE, from the coding sequence ATGGTACATTATTTACAAACCTATTGGTGGGTAATTGTAGTGGTACTTTGTTTGGTGCTCTACAAATTTATTTTAAGATTCTTATTCGGAATGGTGATCGTTCCAGAAGATAGAATTGGTTTAGTTACAAAGAAATTCGTTTTGTTTGGAGCAAATAGAGAGCTTCCAGATGGTCGCATTGTTGCAACAAACGGAGAAGCAGGTTTTCAAGCTAAAACACTTGCTCCTGGATTGTATTTCGGAATGTGGGTTTGGCAGTACGAGATCACAATGGAACAATTTACAGTCATTCCTGAAGGGAAAATCGGTTTGGTGCTTTCGAAAGATGGCGCTGAAATTCCAACAGGAAATATTCTTGGCAGAAAAGTGGAGTGCGATAACTTTCAGGATGCAAATATGTTCTTGATGAATAATGGACAACGTGGTCGCCAAACTAATTTCATGACTGCTGGGTCCTATCGTATCAATACAATGCTTTTTCAGATTTCGGTAACAGATATGGTGCGGATTCACGAAAGCATGGTGGGAATTGTTACCACTTTGGATGGTCAGCCAGTGGAGGCTGGTCAAATCGCTGGTCGAGTGGTGGAAGGACACAACAATTTTCAAGATTTTGATAAATTCCTAGATTTGAATGGAAATAGAGGCTTGCAACCAACCGTTATTTTGGCGGGTTCTTACAACTTAAATCCATGGGCTGTTCAAGTGGAAGAAACTCCAATGACAGAAATTCCAATTGGATACGTGGGGGTGGTTATTTCTTACATCGGTGGTGATGGAAAAGATTTGACTGGAATTGATTTCAAACATGGAAATATTGTTGAGAAAGGTAGTAAAGGTGTTTGGTCAGAACCTTTTGGTCCTGGTAAATATCCAATCAATAAATACACAATGAAAGTGGAATTGGTTCCAACAACGAATTTGGTATTGAACTGGGCACAAGCGCGCAGTGAATCGCACAATTTGGATAAGAACTTGTCTACAATCACCGTTCGTTCAAAAGATGGTTTCCCATTCAACTTAGATGTTTCGCAAATCATTCATGTACCTACAACTGAAGCTCCGAAAGTGATTGCTCGATTCGGGAATATGGTGAACCTGGTTTCCCAAGTTTTGGAACCTACCATTGGTAACTATTTCCGTAACTCAGCACAAGACAGCGACGTGATCGCATTCTTATCAACTCGAAAAGAAAGACAAGAATCTGCGAAAGAACACATCAAAAAAGTGTTGGATGAATACAACGTAAATGCGGTTGATACGTTGATTGGTGATATCGTGCCGCCAGAGTCGCTCATGAAGACTTTGACAGATAGAAAGCTAGCAGAAGAGCAAAAAATCACTTACGAGACGCAAAAACAAGCGCAAGAAACGCGTCAAGGGATGGAAAAAGAAACTGCCATTGCTGATATGCAAAAAGACATCGTAAAAGCACAACAAAGTGTGGAAATTGCAGAGCGCACCGCAAATGCAACCGTGAAAAAAGCCGAAGGAGATGCTTCTGGAGTGAAATTAGCTGTTGGAGCAGAAGCAGAAGCAACCAAAATGCGCGCATTGGCAGAAGCAGAATCTACTCGAGCTCGTGCAAAAGCCGATTCAGAAGCGGTGAAATTGAAAGCCGATGCGGAAGCTGAACGAATTTCTAAAACAGGTAATGCAGAAGCGAGTAAAATTTTGGCAATTGGTAAATCTACTGCTGAAGCTTATGAGTTAGCTGTAACTGCTTTGGGTGGAGAAAACTTTACCCGATTCAAGATTACGGAAGAGTTGTCTAAAGGAAATGTGAAATTGATTCCGGATATCCTGATTGGTGGAAATGGACAACAAGGCGGTTCAGCGATGGATGGTCTTCTAGGCCTGAAATTGATGGAAATGATGGATCCCGAGAAAAAGACAACGACTCAGGAAGTTGAACGGAAAACAAAGCCTGAAGTGAAACCTAAATCACTAGGTTCTTCAGGTAAAACGGAATAA
- a CDS encoding T9SS type A sorting domain-containing protein, translated as MKQLIIIAAILSSLNVFSQEKGMGNRSNVKFDHYIFDSLGYTGFSDYFYYSDIDQNSIGFSGSFKMNSLDTVFYEITLSTGDSLVYTGEWFSPYPPYFVSSLVNLDSVITVLSGIQFPISTNSGYDSYFNSGFMQRGVIHNSCLLEISSAHIPDADKYYVRINFVDPPLNVIDLPINLSDIKIYQKDELSLFIEVEDNAQLNVKFLALSGQLISETTLEGSNNLNISSFSQGYYIIQVKDSNGAEKQLKFIR; from the coding sequence ATGAAACAACTAATTATTATCGCCGCTATTTTAAGTTCACTGAATGTGTTTTCCCAAGAGAAAGGAATGGGAAACAGATCAAATGTAAAGTTCGATCACTATATTTTTGATAGTTTGGGATATACAGGTTTCTCAGATTATTTTTATTATTCCGACATTGACCAAAATTCAATTGGTTTTTCTGGTTCTTTTAAAATGAATTCATTAGATACAGTGTTTTATGAAATCACACTTTCAACAGGTGATTCTTTGGTTTATACTGGAGAATGGTTCTCTCCATATCCTCCTTATTTTGTTTCGTCACTTGTTAATTTGGATTCTGTGATAACTGTTTTGAGTGGAATTCAATTTCCAATAAGTACTAATAGTGGATATGATTCATACTTTAATTCTGGTTTCATGCAAAGAGGAGTGATCCATAATTCTTGTTTGTTAGAAATAAGTTCAGCACATATACCCGATGCTGATAAATATTATGTGCGAATTAATTTTGTAGACCCACCTCTCAATGTAATAGATCTGCCAATTAACTTGTCTGATATTAAAATTTATCAAAAAGATGAACTATCTCTTTTCATTGAAGTCGAAGATAATGCTCAGTTAAATGTCAAGTTTCTTGCGCTTTCTGGTCAATTGATTTCTGAAACTACCTTGGAAGGGTCTAATAATTTGAATATTTCTTCCTTTTCACAAGGTTATTACATAATTCAGGTAAAAGATTCAAATGGTGCAGAGAAACAATTGAAGTTTATTCGGTAG
- a CDS encoding cytochrome-c peroxidase: MKVFFFVLSLAAISVLLSVESGGNATTSTIEPKSRYIFEELNLLINELKDFREDIQVSTKREAHYFKVREYYKHIEFFVEHISPIQAKYKINGALVPKFSEYEEGFVVDPCGLQKVEEFLFSGEDFVLADLEKELVQLIEVFQELKNGYANIHLENQIYLEMLQLQLVRIASMNLNGYDATFTKTNLKEIEWNLVSMKQIVRSFESEIGKNKEASKALKSLLKNIQSAQKTLHKNTDFDSFDRLDFIATNLENINLQLVQLHRALGLPWSDHKQALRLNSARLFSPETLNPQFFSIYYTDKSDLEKQAALGKLLFYDPILSVNNQRACSSCHQPDKAFTDGLKTSQAFNNEGVLPRNAPSLINVLYQKAYFYDGKAYQLEQQIRDVVHNEKEMGSKLADVVLKLRLSDEYKSLFKSAFKDQKDAAISEYAISKAISEYEKTLVAMNSRFDRYLAGERTAMNPREINGYSLFAGKALCGSCHFFPLFNGTVPPYFMDSEYEILGTPATNENKSLDPDKGRYLVTKVEKQMYAFKTPTVRNSELTAPYMHNGIYTDLKQVLQFYQKGGGEGLKYSVPNQTLPFDSLQLSDYEQENIILFMKSLTDTVGLFQKPFKLPRFESKPTWNTRAWGGMY, from the coding sequence ATGAAAGTTTTCTTTTTCGTTTTATCTCTTGCTGCAATAAGCGTTTTATTAAGTGTTGAAAGTGGGGGTAACGCTACTACTTCAACTATTGAACCCAAAAGTCGGTATATTTTTGAGGAGTTGAATTTGCTCATCAACGAATTGAAAGATTTCCGAGAGGATATTCAAGTTTCTACCAAACGAGAAGCGCATTATTTCAAAGTGCGTGAATACTACAAACACATCGAGTTTTTTGTAGAGCACATTTCTCCCATTCAAGCAAAATATAAAATCAATGGAGCACTTGTCCCTAAGTTTTCGGAATACGAGGAAGGATTTGTCGTGGATCCTTGCGGCTTACAAAAAGTGGAAGAATTCCTTTTTTCAGGAGAAGATTTTGTTTTAGCCGATTTGGAAAAAGAACTGGTTCAATTAATTGAAGTGTTTCAAGAGTTGAAGAACGGATATGCAAATATCCACTTAGAAAATCAGATTTATTTAGAAATGCTACAATTGCAATTGGTGCGCATTGCTTCTATGAATTTGAATGGTTATGATGCGACTTTTACCAAAACAAATTTGAAGGAGATAGAATGGAATCTCGTTTCTATGAAACAAATTGTTCGCAGTTTTGAATCTGAAATCGGAAAAAACAAAGAAGCTTCAAAGGCTTTGAAATCGCTTTTAAAAAACATTCAAAGTGCACAAAAAACACTGCACAAAAACACCGATTTTGATTCCTTTGATCGCCTAGATTTTATAGCAACTAATTTGGAGAATATCAATCTTCAATTGGTTCAACTTCATCGTGCGTTAGGTTTACCTTGGTCTGATCACAAACAAGCTCTCCGCTTAAATTCGGCACGACTTTTTTCTCCTGAAACCTTAAACCCGCAATTTTTCTCTATTTATTACACCGATAAATCGGATTTGGAGAAGCAAGCTGCTTTGGGGAAGTTGCTTTTTTACGATCCAATCCTTTCTGTCAATAACCAACGAGCGTGCAGTAGTTGTCATCAACCCGATAAAGCGTTCACCGATGGATTGAAAACAAGTCAGGCGTTCAATAATGAAGGCGTTTTGCCTCGGAATGCACCAAGTTTGATTAATGTATTGTATCAAAAAGCGTATTTCTACGATGGGAAAGCGTATCAATTGGAGCAGCAAATTCGAGATGTGGTGCACAATGAAAAAGAAATGGGCAGCAAGCTAGCAGATGTTGTGCTGAAATTGCGCTTAAGTGACGAATATAAAAGCTTGTTCAAGTCCGCATTTAAAGATCAAAAAGATGCAGCTATTTCTGAATATGCGATCTCCAAAGCCATTAGCGAATACGAAAAAACATTGGTAGCAATGAACAGTCGTTTTGATCGGTATTTGGCTGGAGAAAGAACTGCTATGAATCCGCGTGAAATTAATGGGTATAGTTTGTTTGCTGGAAAAGCGCTCTGTGGTTCGTGTCATTTTTTTCCACTCTTTAATGGAACAGTTCCACCTTATTTCATGGATTCTGAATACGAGATTTTGGGAACACCCGCAACCAATGAAAATAAATCATTGGATCCAGACAAAGGACGTTATTTAGTAACAAAAGTTGAAAAACAAATGTATGCGTTTAAAACACCAACAGTAAGAAATAGCGAGTTAACAGCTCCATATATGCACAATGGAATATATACGGATTTGAAACAAGTACTCCAATTTTATCAAAAAGGCGGGGGGGAAGGATTAAAATATTCCGTTCCAAATCAAACGCTGCCTTTTGATTCATTGCAGTTATCCGATTACGAGCAGGAAAACATTATTCTTTTCATGAAATCGCTAACAGATACTGTTGGATTATTTCAAAAGCCTTTTAAATTGCCCCGATTTGAGTCAAAACCTACTTGGAATACGCGTGCTTGGGGCGGAATGTATTGA